The following coding sequences are from one Verrucomicrobiia bacterium window:
- a CDS encoding DUF1559 domain-containing protein: MKRRHNQAFTLIELLVVIAIIALLAAMLLPALASAKEAARRTFCINNNKQLALAHQLYSDDNEQRFYPRTLNPCWMTGLHPYYQNPKLLHCPSDDPQPRTWNADPKFPIDLEPRSYVMNGWNDYFLTVFTNAADFQAYMRRSWNPGMPEGVVRDPSDTILLGEKETQSTHVYMDFTQRAGNDLDEIEQGRHGKPGATRGGTGSVYAMCDGSSRFIRYGKALSPLNLWAVMPEWRTNAVNVSLP, encoded by the coding sequence ATGAAACGGCGACATAACCAAGCCTTCACACTGATTGAGCTGCTGGTGGTCATTGCGATCATTGCCCTGCTGGCGGCCATGCTCCTGCCCGCCCTCGCCAGTGCCAAAGAGGCCGCGCGCCGCACGTTTTGCATAAATAACAACAAACAACTGGCCCTGGCTCATCAACTATATTCCGACGATAATGAGCAGCGGTTTTATCCCCGCACCCTCAACCCCTGCTGGATGACCGGCCTGCACCCATATTACCAAAACCCCAAATTGCTGCATTGCCCCTCCGATGATCCCCAACCGCGCACCTGGAATGCCGATCCCAAGTTTCCCATTGACCTGGAGCCGCGCAGTTACGTGATGAACGGCTGGAATGATTATTTCCTGACCGTGTTCACCAACGCCGCCGATTTCCAGGCTTACATGCGCCGCTCCTGGAATCCCGGCATGCCCGAAGGCGTGGTCAGGGACCCCTCCGACACCATTCTTCTGGGGGAAAAAGAAACTCAGTCCACCCATGTTTACATGGATTTCACCCAACGCGCTGGCAACGACCTGGACGAAATCGAACAAGGCCGCCACGGCAAACCCGGTGCCACCAGGGGCGGCACCGGCTCCGTCTATGCCATGTGCGATGGCAGCTCTCGCTTTATCCGATATGGCAAAGCCCTCTCCCCGCTGAACCTGTGGGCCGTCATGCCCGAATGGCGCACCAATGCCGTGAACGTCTCCCTGCCCTGA
- a CDS encoding 3-dehydroquinate synthase, with protein sequence MNLAPLPPIEQPVTVTWQHRVFFTHHLFHLHNPLLANVLHSAGTRRPRVFMVVDAGLAQAQPDWLAAIPAWFARHQDRMQLVSPPWVHPGGEEVKNDPAYLQKLLQAFEKHHLDRQNFVMVAGGGALLDLVGLAAALAHRGIRLIRLPSTVLAQADSGVGVKNGINAFGKKNFIGTFAPPFAVINDFALLATLAERDRRAGWVEAVKVACLKDASFFAQLEHDAPALLAFAPEAVQRTIHRCAELHVIHIARGGDPFEFGSARPLDFGHWAAHKLEALSGWTLRHGEAVAMGMAVDVLCARHAGWLDATSAGRILNLLGQLGFALYSQLMEQHTSTGQWALWEGLQEFREHLGGELRLTLLREIGHSFETDNLEADWVQRAIAELKNLSPAES encoded by the coding sequence ATGAACCTGGCCCCCCTGCCCCCCATTGAACAGCCCGTTACGGTGACCTGGCAGCACCGGGTGTTCTTTACCCATCATCTATTTCATCTTCATAACCCACTGTTGGCTAATGTGTTACATTCGGCAGGCACCCGGCGCCCCCGGGTTTTCATGGTGGTGGACGCCGGATTGGCCCAAGCACAGCCAGACTGGCTGGCCGCCATTCCGGCCTGGTTTGCGCGTCATCAGGACCGTATGCAACTGGTCAGTCCGCCTTGGGTGCATCCCGGGGGAGAGGAAGTCAAGAATGACCCTGCTTATCTCCAAAAACTGCTTCAGGCATTCGAAAAACATCACTTGGACCGGCAAAACTTTGTGATGGTAGCCGGTGGCGGGGCGTTACTGGACCTGGTGGGGCTGGCGGCCGCCTTGGCACATCGGGGGATTCGCCTCATCCGGCTGCCCAGCACCGTGCTGGCCCAGGCCGATTCTGGTGTTGGGGTGAAAAACGGCATCAACGCCTTCGGGAAAAAGAACTTTATCGGCACGTTTGCCCCGCCTTTTGCCGTGATCAATGATTTCGCCCTCCTTGCCACCCTGGCCGAACGCGACCGCCGCGCCGGCTGGGTGGAGGCAGTTAAAGTAGCCTGCCTGAAAGATGCCTCTTTTTTTGCCCAATTGGAACACGATGCCCCGGCGCTGCTGGCCTTCGCGCCCGAGGCTGTGCAACGCACCATCCATCGCTGCGCGGAATTGCACGTCATCCACATCGCCCGGGGGGGTGACCCCTTTGAATTTGGCTCCGCCCGCCCCCTCGATTTCGGGCATTGGGCGGCGCATAAATTGGAGGCGCTCTCCGGCTGGACACTGCGACACGGCGAGGCTGTGGCCATGGGCATGGCGGTGGATGTGCTCTGCGCCCGGCATGCCGGGTGGTTGGACGCCACCTCCGCCGGACGCATCTTGAATCTGCTCGGCCAGTTGGGATTTGCCCTCTATTCGCAGCTCATGGAGCAGCACACCTCCACTGGTCAGTGGGCGCTTTGGGAAGGTTTGCAGGAGTTTCGCGAGCACTTGGGCGGTGAATTGCGCCTCACCCTGCTGCGGGAGATCGGCCACAGCTTTGAAACCGACAACCTGGAGGCCGATTGGGTGCAACGGGCCATCGCAGAATTGAAGAACCTATCCCCTGCAGAATCATAA
- a CDS encoding DUF971 domain-containing protein yields MRPLDLQVIGQELAIKWDDGREDFLGLEFLRRHCPCAGCKGEMDIMGKVYKAPDKPLTPAACQLTRLLPVGNYAVNLLWADGHQAGIYSFDYLRRLATVQSQEQA; encoded by the coding sequence ATGCGACCGCTGGATTTGCAGGTCATCGGGCAGGAACTCGCCATCAAATGGGACGATGGCAGGGAGGATTTCTTGGGCTTGGAATTCCTCCGCCGGCATTGCCCGTGCGCCGGCTGCAAAGGGGAGATGGACATCATGGGCAAGGTCTATAAAGCCCCGGACAAACCGCTCACCCCTGCGGCCTGCCAATTGACCCGACTGTTGCCGGTGGGCAATTACGCGGTGAACCTTCTCTGGGCCGACGGCCACCAGGCCGGGATTTATTCCTTCGACTACCTCCGCCGCCTGGCCACAGTCCAAAGCCAGGAGCAAGCATGA
- a CDS encoding DUF1559 domain-containing protein → MPQQNGHAVVSRLEADPPGKRRVWGFPAGHLPRAFTLIELLVVIAIIALLAAMLLPTLASAKEAAKRTFCNNNLKQLVLAHQLYVDENDDRFYPRTINPCWMTGLLPYYNQAKILHCPSDDPEPARWSGFGGGTLYPVDAAPRSYLMNAYNDYFMNVFTNAADWQAYMFPGKWVGMPATALKDPSTTIIFGEKETRSPHVYMDFSQGVGNDMEEVEHGRHGKPGATKAGAGSNHGFADGSARFIKFGKAVSPINMWGVTELWRTNAVDVTVR, encoded by the coding sequence ATGCCGCAACAGAACGGCCACGCCGTGGTATCCCGGCTGGAAGCTGATCCTCCGGGAAAGCGACGAGTTTGGGGTTTTCCTGCCGGACACCTTCCCCGCGCCTTCACTTTGATTGAGCTGCTGGTGGTCATCGCCATCATCGCGCTGCTGGCAGCCATGCTGCTGCCCACCCTGGCCAGCGCCAAGGAAGCCGCCAAACGCACCTTCTGCAACAACAACCTCAAACAACTGGTCCTGGCCCACCAGTTGTATGTGGACGAGAACGACGACCGCTTTTATCCCCGCACCATCAACCCCTGTTGGATGACCGGCCTGCTCCCCTATTACAACCAGGCCAAGATCTTGCATTGCCCCAGCGACGATCCGGAACCGGCCCGCTGGTCCGGTTTTGGCGGGGGCACGTTGTACCCCGTGGATGCCGCCCCGCGAAGCTACCTGATGAACGCCTACAACGACTATTTCATGAACGTGTTTACCAATGCCGCAGACTGGCAGGCCTATATGTTCCCCGGCAAATGGGTGGGCATGCCCGCCACCGCCCTCAAAGACCCCTCCACCACCATCATCTTTGGCGAAAAGGAGACCCGCTCGCCCCACGTGTACATGGACTTTTCCCAGGGCGTCGGCAATGACATGGAAGAAGTCGAGCATGGCCGGCACGGCAAACCCGGCGCCACCAAGGCCGGCGCCGGCTCGAATCACGGCTTCGCTGACGGCAGCGCCCGCTTCATTAAATTTGGCAAGGCCGTCAGCCCCATCAACATGTGGGGCGTCACCGAGCTGTGGCGCACCAACGCCGTGGATGTCACTGTGCGTTAA